In Methylomonas sp. ZR1, one DNA window encodes the following:
- a CDS encoding TonB-dependent siderophore receptor translates to MQGDYTADEAIRILLGDAPLQAVTTGEGAITLQPRPAELQNNLGPQTMPAVQVVGKAAYDATDPYNPDYRLPNASTATKTDTPIMETPFSVQVVPKQVLEDQQVVRLDQAVRNVAGVNTSSLNQGTTDGFIIRGFQNNITYRDGMLLPTILGGGTTKREMANLERVEVLKGPGSILFGRSEPGGIINMVTKQPLATPYYSLQQQFGSYDFYRTTIDATAPLTNDDTLLYRLNLSYENAGSFRDFVDNERVFIAPVLKWNISERTQATFELEYQHFDETNDPGITNIGTRPANVPINTALHEPLLSKNKGDRVLVGFNWAHEFNDNWKISHRFNYENYNFSTMSLFFGAASNNGDVDRFLNLGPENDSGRYFNSLNLSGKIDTAGAHHQLLLGFDHFIIDDKFVGNCCQSAPSYNIFSPSYLANVPVLDSANSFKGSYTQDWYGLYIQDQIELPYHLHALAGVRYDSAQGSDNILGKVTSDEDYLSPRGGLLWHPMKWLSVYGSYTENFGPSSTLLRSDGLRLPPQTAQQWETGIKTEFFDGRLSSTISYFDLTKQNIRVAGTQAPLFLPRAAGEAESRGIEFELSGEIMPGWNMIAAYAYTPFAKITKDNDSNGGPANTGKRLFLAPEHSGSFWNTYEFQTGSLHGLKFGAGVSGVDQRQGDADNSFQLPGYMTVGLLASYQMKIGKTKLTTQINADNLLDKGYYAGTNSGNFIAIGAPRSFMGSIRLEY, encoded by the coding sequence TTGCAAGGCGACTACACCGCCGACGAAGCGATCAGGATTTTATTGGGCGATGCGCCGTTGCAAGCGGTGACGACCGGCGAAGGGGCTATCACCTTGCAGCCGCGTCCGGCGGAACTGCAAAACAATCTCGGGCCACAGACCATGCCGGCGGTGCAGGTGGTAGGGAAGGCGGCTTATGATGCCACCGATCCTTATAATCCGGATTACCGTTTGCCCAATGCTTCTACAGCGACTAAGACTGATACGCCGATTATGGAGACGCCGTTCTCGGTACAGGTGGTGCCGAAACAGGTACTGGAAGATCAGCAGGTAGTGCGTTTGGATCAAGCAGTACGCAACGTCGCCGGTGTTAATACCAGTTCGTTAAATCAAGGGACCACCGACGGATTCATTATTCGCGGATTTCAAAACAATATTACTTATCGAGACGGCATGTTGTTGCCAACCATTTTGGGTGGCGGAACAACCAAGCGCGAGATGGCCAATCTTGAACGAGTAGAGGTGCTGAAAGGTCCGGGATCGATATTGTTTGGCCGTTCCGAACCGGGTGGAATCATTAATATGGTCACCAAGCAACCGCTGGCAACGCCATACTATTCGCTGCAGCAGCAATTCGGTTCTTACGACTTTTACCGAACCACAATTGATGCCACCGCGCCGCTAACCAATGACGATACCTTGCTGTACCGGTTGAACCTGTCGTACGAGAACGCGGGATCGTTCCGTGATTTTGTCGACAATGAGCGCGTGTTCATTGCGCCGGTCTTAAAATGGAATATCAGTGAGCGCACGCAAGCGACGTTTGAATTGGAATACCAACACTTTGACGAAACCAATGATCCAGGAATTACAAATATTGGCACTCGTCCAGCCAATGTACCGATTAATACCGCTTTGCACGAGCCTCTCCTGAGTAAAAACAAAGGGGACAGGGTATTAGTTGGGTTTAATTGGGCGCATGAGTTTAATGACAACTGGAAAATTAGCCATCGGTTTAACTATGAAAATTATAATTTCAGCACCATGTCTTTATTTTTTGGTGCCGCCAGTAATAACGGGGATGTTGACAGGTTTTTGAATCTTGGGCCGGAAAATGACTCCGGTCGATATTTTAATAGCTTAAATTTGTCCGGCAAAATTGATACAGCTGGCGCGCACCATCAGCTTCTGCTTGGGTTTGATCATTTTATAATTGATGATAAATTTGTTGGCAACTGCTGCCAATCCGCACCAAGTTATAATATTTTTAGTCCGTCATATTTAGCCAATGTGCCGGTGTTGGATTCCGCAAATTCATTTAAAGGCAGCTATACCCAAGACTGGTACGGTTTATATATTCAAGATCAAATTGAGTTGCCTTACCATCTACATGCATTGGCCGGAGTTCGATACGACAGCGCTCAGGGCTCGGATAACATACTTGGCAAGGTGACTTCCGATGAAGATTATCTGAGTCCAAGAGGGGGATTACTCTGGCATCCTATGAAGTGGTTATCGGTATACGGAAGTTACACTGAAAACTTCGGCCCCTCCAGCACTTTGTTAAGATCGGACGGTTTAAGGCTGCCCCCACAAACCGCACAACAGTGGGAAACCGGCATCAAAACCGAGTTTTTTGACGGACGATTAAGCAGTACGATTTCCTATTTTGATCTAACGAAACAAAATATCCGTGTTGCCGGCACTCAGGCACCGCTATTTCTCCCACGTGCCGCCGGCGAAGCGGAAAGTCGCGGCATCGAGTTCGAGTTATCCGGCGAGATAATGCCCGGCTGGAATATGATTGCCGCATACGCCTACACGCCTTTCGCAAAAATCACCAAAGACAATGACAGTAACGGCGGCCCGGCTAATACCGGAAAGCGGTTGTTTCTCGCCCCCGAACATTCAGGTAGTTTTTGGAATACCTACGAATTTCAAACAGGTTCTTTACACGGTTTAAAGTTTGGAGCCGGGGTATCTGGTGTGGATCAGCGTCAGGGCGATGCGGATAATTCTTTTCAATTGCCTGGATATATGACAGTGGGTTTGCTAGCTAGCTATCAAATGAAGATTGGAAAAACTAAACTCACCACGCAAATCAATGCCGATAACTTATTGGATAAAGGCTATTACGCGGGCACTAACAGCGGCAACTTTATCGCAATCGGTGCACCGAGAAGTTTTATGGGGTCGATTCGTCTTGAGTATTAA
- a CDS encoding PepSY domain-containing protein, which yields MFMLIPARKHRRKFWLLLHRYLGLFAGAIFVIIGLTGSILAFGHELDEWLNADVRAVSRQASTGRAPLDAIVAAGIKALPTGAKAINLDYPRYDGLAFALWFEQTSSGRDYPERHQIFIDPYRAQVTGQRLLIDFHRIWRDPLLDFVLRLHYSLGFGENGMTLVGWVGLAMLFSVLAGLIVWWPLTGKFRSALTLKPKTSRERLVYDWHKICGVYGSIVLLVIVATGIYLEFPSYGRGLVGLFSQVASPWPEYASRPPQNLDTPKTISLSELEQIVDANCPEGDFRYIVFPNDATGSYEVGKRAPGEPNRLQAQRRIWIDQYSGEVLALRDRSSQSSGDVFVEWLYPLHTGEAFGLTGQLIILLIGFVPLLLYVTGVIRWLQKRRVKRLEGGRCR from the coding sequence ATGTTTATGTTGATACCGGCAAGAAAACATCGCCGAAAGTTCTGGTTGTTGCTGCATCGTTACTTGGGTTTGTTTGCCGGGGCCATATTCGTGATTATCGGTTTGACCGGCAGTATTTTGGCTTTTGGTCATGAGCTGGACGAGTGGCTGAACGCGGATGTCAGGGCCGTTAGCCGGCAAGCGTCCACTGGCCGGGCGCCACTGGACGCCATCGTCGCGGCGGGCATCAAAGCTCTGCCGACCGGCGCGAAAGCCATCAATCTGGATTATCCGCGGTATGATGGTTTAGCGTTTGCGCTCTGGTTTGAGCAAACTTCGTCTGGCCGGGATTATCCGGAACGCCACCAAATCTTCATCGATCCCTACCGCGCGCAAGTTACCGGCCAACGTCTGCTAATCGATTTTCACAGGATTTGGCGCGATCCGCTGCTGGATTTCGTATTGCGGCTGCATTACTCGCTGGGTTTCGGCGAAAACGGCATGACACTGGTTGGCTGGGTGGGCCTTGCGATGTTGTTTTCGGTACTGGCGGGGTTGATCGTCTGGTGGCCGCTAACCGGCAAGTTTCGCTCGGCATTGACATTAAAACCTAAAACCAGCCGTGAGCGCTTGGTTTACGACTGGCACAAGATATGTGGTGTCTACGGCAGCATCGTTTTGCTCGTGATCGTCGCGACTGGCATTTATCTGGAATTTCCCAGTTATGGCCGAGGCTTGGTTGGTTTATTCTCACAGGTTGCCTCGCCGTGGCCGGAATATGCCAGCCGACCGCCGCAGAATCTCGACACTCCCAAAACCATCAGCTTGTCCGAACTGGAACAGATCGTTGACGCAAATTGCCCCGAGGGCGACTTTCGTTACATCGTGTTCCCAAACGATGCAACCGGCAGTTACGAAGTTGGTAAACGAGCGCCCGGTGAACCGAATCGGCTTCAAGCGCAACGGCGGATTTGGATCGATCAATATAGTGGTGAGGTTCTGGCGTTACGGGACCGATCCTCACAATCCAGTGGTGATGTGTTTGTCGAATGGCTTTATCCATTACATACAGGTGAGGCATTTGGCCTAACCGGGCAGTTAATCATTCTACTAATAGGCTTCGTGCCCTTGTTGCTGTATGTCACCGGTGTAATACGTTGGCTGCAGAAACGCCGCGTCAAGCGCTTGGAGGGAGGCAGATGCCGCTAG
- a CDS encoding PAS domain S-box protein: MQALFSPAVALMNRLSFSKKFVVIGFLSLLAVAVVFYALYQSLNRVILDSERELQGLLQIKHITQTMQSVQQHRGITVAVLGGIESLRDKLDVSEAKVAAALSALGPTLAADSLTASAYADIKNDWEQLRQNAANQSIEESYRLHSRLVEKLLDLEELIGEESLLFTDSNLDSYHLIMLVTEQMPKALEGVAQLRAYGIGILAKKQISAQEKIEIYLIKDRIESGIRVIEETTHDFKRYKPELHPILATTRENIVNAARLITQHVIADIVEEKFSINPEYFHSTVTLAVDTAYAEIYDSFIPAAEQLIEARIGVAKTTLALSIGIPGFIFMLIIYFAIGAHLAVSRYVERLAKTAKAFAGGDFQQRMPLTLRDEIGQVAESFNEMADGFAALLAARREDEIRIRSIVDTALDALVQMDADGFINGWNRQAEQIFGWPATEVLGRLLHDVIIPERYQQAHQQGIRRYLDTGRGTVLNQRIEVVALHRDGHEFPIELAITPNKLANAVEFSAFIRDISAQKQAIHTLQASEQRHRALFESSRDALMTLSASRGFISANTAAINLFACRDEQAFLAQTPASLSPEFQPNGLSSAELANEKLEQAIAEGSVIFEWLHKRLTGETFYAEVQLSRVEIDNEIVLQATVRDISENKRAKAALMTSEARTRAVLRTMSDAVVLIDNKGIMLLVNDAISDLFGYEEDELLGQNVKMLMPEPYYSEHDGYLRRHLDNTKERVMIGRRIEVEGKRKDGLLVPIELSVNELMDDFGSTYIGVMRDISHRKAVEQAHEAARLEAEHLVHMKSEFLANMSHEIRTPLNAIIGLAKMNLRDNAGRNMQENSARIYDAGMHLLSVVNDILDFSKIEAGKMTLDEHPFRLDALIQDAISLVDMRAKEKQLDLIVHRPQDLPEWVIGDPLRLRQILVNLLSNAVKFTNHGYVSLEIYWQKDMTDISVTDSGIGMTAEQIGRLFTAFQQADNSTTRKFGGSGLGLAISRDLANLMGGDIVVKSTLGTGSKFTLTVPLPATDAGVEHSADYHQDNGGRLRGLRILAAEDVALNRLVLEDLLSHEGAQVTFAENGQQALDRLDEAGYTGFDAVLMDIQMPVMDGYQAARRILEIAPDLPIIGLTAHAMPEERQRCLETGMRDRVTKPIDANALVGALRQHVSISKVSDHASGKGGAAEVIEIPEAANEAMVAVATEGLIDWEVLQQRFDGRQAFIDKLIDNALDGAQQANVDKLRLAAEQRDYAAIKFVAHNLKGFAGIFEIQQIQHLAQQAEVAAKDQAEEAMVLAEGLANALETTLAELQRKRTVAG; encoded by the coding sequence ATGCAAGCTTTGTTTTCGCCCGCTGTGGCGCTGATGAATCGATTGAGTTTCAGCAAGAAGTTTGTGGTGATAGGTTTTCTGTCGTTGCTGGCGGTTGCCGTGGTGTTTTACGCTCTTTATCAAAGTCTGAACCGGGTGATATTGGATTCAGAGCGCGAGCTTCAGGGACTGTTACAAATCAAGCATATTACGCAGACCATGCAATCTGTGCAGCAGCATCGCGGCATTACCGTGGCGGTGCTCGGCGGCATAGAGAGTTTGCGCGATAAACTTGACGTATCGGAAGCCAAAGTTGCTGCGGCCTTATCGGCTTTGGGGCCAACGCTGGCGGCGGATTCGTTGACCGCTTCGGCATACGCGGATATAAAAAACGATTGGGAGCAACTCCGGCAAAACGCCGCCAACCAAAGCATTGAAGAAAGCTACCGCTTACACAGCCGTTTGGTCGAGAAGTTATTGGATTTAGAAGAACTGATTGGCGAGGAATCCTTGTTGTTCACCGACTCGAATCTGGATTCCTACCATCTGATCATGCTGGTAACCGAGCAAATGCCAAAGGCCCTGGAAGGCGTTGCGCAATTGCGTGCGTATGGCATTGGGATACTGGCCAAAAAGCAGATTAGCGCTCAGGAAAAAATCGAAATTTACCTGATTAAGGACAGAATCGAATCCGGCATCAGGGTCATTGAAGAAACGACTCACGACTTTAAACGCTATAAACCGGAATTGCACCCGATACTCGCCACCACCAGGGAAAATATTGTCAACGCAGCCAGGCTGATTACTCAGCATGTCATTGCCGATATTGTGGAGGAAAAATTCTCCATCAATCCGGAATACTTTCATTCCACCGTTACCTTAGCGGTGGATACAGCGTATGCGGAAATTTACGACAGTTTTATCCCGGCAGCCGAACAACTGATCGAGGCCAGAATTGGCGTGGCGAAAACCACGCTAGCGCTGAGTATCGGCATCCCCGGCTTTATATTTATGCTGATCATTTATTTTGCGATTGGCGCCCATCTTGCGGTGAGCCGATACGTGGAGAGGCTGGCGAAAACGGCAAAAGCGTTTGCCGGCGGCGACTTTCAGCAAAGAATGCCATTAACCCTGCGTGATGAAATCGGGCAGGTTGCGGAGAGTTTTAACGAAATGGCCGATGGTTTTGCGGCGCTATTGGCCGCGAGGCGCGAGGACGAGATTCGCATCCGCAGTATTGTTGATACGGCTCTGGATGCTTTGGTGCAGATGGATGCCGATGGTTTTATCAATGGCTGGAATCGCCAGGCCGAACAGATATTCGGTTGGCCGGCCACCGAAGTCTTGGGCCGCTTGTTGCATGATGTGATTATTCCGGAGCGTTACCAACAAGCTCATCAGCAAGGCATACGGCGCTATTTGGATACCGGGCGCGGAACGGTCTTGAACCAGCGAATTGAAGTGGTGGCGCTGCACCGTGACGGGCATGAATTTCCGATTGAATTGGCCATCACCCCTAACAAATTGGCAAATGCTGTCGAGTTCAGCGCCTTTATCAGAGACATTTCCGCGCAAAAACAGGCGATACACACTTTGCAAGCCAGCGAACAGCGGCATCGGGCGCTGTTCGAATCGTCGCGGGATGCGCTGATGACCCTCAGTGCCAGCCGTGGCTTTATCTCAGCCAATACGGCAGCAATCAACCTGTTCGCCTGCCGGGATGAGCAGGCGTTTTTAGCGCAAACCCCGGCCTCATTGTCGCCGGAATTTCAACCAAACGGCCTATCATCCGCCGAGCTGGCCAATGAAAAGCTCGAGCAGGCCATCGCCGAAGGCTCGGTGATCTTCGAATGGCTGCACAAACGCTTAACCGGCGAAACCTTTTACGCCGAAGTGCAACTCAGCCGGGTGGAGATCGACAACGAAATTGTGCTGCAGGCCACGGTGCGCGACATCAGCGAAAACAAACGTGCCAAAGCGGCACTGATGACCAGCGAAGCCAGGACTAGGGCGGTACTGCGGACCATGTCCGATGCCGTGGTGTTGATTGATAACAAAGGCATCATGCTGTTGGTTAACGACGCCATTAGCGATTTGTTTGGTTATGAGGAAGACGAGTTATTGGGGCAAAATGTGAAGATGTTGATGCCGGAGCCTTACTATTCCGAGCATGACGGTTATTTGCGCCGGCATCTGGACAATACCAAGGAACGGGTGATGATCGGCCGGCGAATCGAAGTGGAAGGCAAGCGTAAGGATGGGCTGCTGGTGCCGATAGAGTTGAGCGTCAACGAATTGATGGATGATTTTGGTAGCACTTACATTGGGGTTATGCGTGACATCAGCCATCGCAAAGCAGTAGAGCAAGCGCACGAAGCCGCGCGTTTGGAGGCGGAGCATTTGGTGCATATGAAAAGCGAGTTTCTGGCCAATATGAGTCATGAAATTCGTACACCATTAAATGCCATTATCGGCCTGGCCAAAATGAACCTACGCGATAACGCCGGGCGGAATATGCAGGAAAATAGCGCCCGTATTTACGATGCCGGCATGCATTTGCTCAGTGTGGTCAACGACATCTTGGATTTCTCCAAAATTGAGGCGGGCAAGATGACTTTAGACGAGCATCCGTTTCGCCTGGATGCGTTGATACAGGATGCCATCAGTCTGGTGGATATGCGTGCCAAGGAAAAGCAACTCGATTTAATAGTGCATCGTCCCCAAGATTTGCCGGAATGGGTGATTGGCGACCCCTTGCGCTTAAGACAGATTTTGGTGAATTTATTGTCAAATGCCGTGAAGTTCACCAATCATGGCTATGTCAGCCTGGAAATTTATTGGCAGAAAGACATGACGGACATCAGTGTCACGGACAGCGGTATCGGCATGACCGCCGAGCAGATTGGTCGTCTGTTTACCGCTTTTCAGCAAGCGGATAACTCTACCACCCGTAAATTCGGCGGCAGCGGCTTAGGTTTGGCAATTAGCCGGGATCTGGCCAACTTGATGGGTGGCGATATTGTCGTGAAAAGTACCTTGGGGACAGGCAGCAAATTCACTTTGACTGTGCCGCTACCGGCGACGGATGCCGGTGTCGAGCATTCAGCGGATTATCATCAGGACAATGGCGGACGCTTGCGCGGTTTGAGAATATTGGCTGCGGAAGACGTGGCTTTAAATCGCTTGGTATTGGAGGATTTGTTGAGCCACGAAGGCGCGCAGGTGACTTTTGCGGAAAACGGCCAACAGGCGCTGGATCGCCTGGACGAAGCCGGCTACACCGGTTTCGATGCGGTGCTGATGGACATTCAGATGCCGGTGATGGATGGCTATCAGGCGGCGCGGCGTATTCTGGAAATCGCGCCGGATTTACCTATCATCGGTTTGACCGCACACGCCATGCCCGAAGAGCGGCAGCGCTGCCTGGAAACGGGCATGCGGGATCGCGTTACCAAACCCATCGATGCCAACGCCCTGGTTGGTGCGTTGCGGCAGCATGTGTCTATCAGCAAGGTGTCTGATCACGCCAGCGGAAAGGGGGGTGCTGCCGAGGTAATTGAAATTCCGGAAGCGGCAAATGAGGCTATGGTGGCGGTAGCGACTGAAGGCTTGATCGATTGGGAGGTCTTGCAACAGCGTTTTGACGGTCGTCAGGCCTTTATAGACAAGTTGATCGACAACGCCTTGGACGGCGCGCAGCAGGCTAACGTCGATAAACTAAGGTTGGCCGCTGAGCAGCGCGACTATGCCGCAATTAAATTTGTCGCGCATAATTTGAAAGGTTTTGCCGGCATTTTCGAGATTCAGCAAATACAGCACTTGGCGCAGCAAGCCGAGGTGGCCGCCAAGGATCAGGCCGAAGAAGCGATGGTACTGGCCGAAGGTTTGGCCAATGCGCTGGAAACGACTCTGGCGGAGTTGCAGCGTAAACGGACTGTCGCTGGTTAG
- a CDS encoding RNA polymerase sigma factor: protein MSFPAHQSLQELYVSCHGELETVLYSRVRCRETAADICQEAFVRLCRSEDLGSVGNLKAYLFRTAQNLVIDYYRSQTVRHATLVSWPDDTPPEVEDLRCAETVALGEEDLDRLIEGMSSLSPLCQRIFYLNRFEGLKQREIAETLNISVRTVEENIKRALLQCAKTLDEFE from the coding sequence ATGTCTTTTCCAGCCCATCAATCCCTCCAAGAGCTATACGTCAGTTGCCACGGCGAGTTGGAGACTGTGCTGTATTCGCGTGTACGCTGCCGGGAAACCGCCGCGGACATTTGCCAGGAAGCGTTCGTGCGCTTATGTCGCAGCGAGGACTTGGGTAGCGTCGGCAATCTAAAAGCCTATCTGTTCCGTACCGCGCAAAATCTGGTGATTGATTACTATCGCAGTCAAACCGTGCGCCATGCTACGCTGGTGTCATGGCCGGACGATACGCCGCCGGAAGTGGAAGACCTGCGCTGCGCGGAAACTGTGGCGCTGGGCGAGGAGGATTTGGACCGCCTGATCGAGGGTATGAGCAGCCTGTCCCCGTTGTGCCAGCGGATTTTTTACCTGAACCGCTTCGAAGGCCTGAAGCAGCGCGAAATCGCCGAAACCCTGAATATCTCGGTTCGCACCGTCGAAGAGAACATCAAAAGGGCATTGCTGCAATGTGCTAAAACCCTGGATGAATTCGAATAG
- a CDS encoding LysR substrate-binding domain-containing protein has translation MNLNQLELLRVLQETDCNLSKAAEKMHVVQSAVSRQLQLFEIEVGSPLFVRQGKKLTGLTPLGEKIMEEVDLINQAKKNIQLIADDFLENSNGTLRIATTHTQAKYLLPEPIGRFRRKYPGIKIYMVQSSPDNLINLLHRHQADIAICTEKLDEDDKLVVKPCYHWHHVAVVPLGHRLAEGEISLQRLSAEPILTYTPGFTGRSTIEKAFHNAHLPLDITLAAADSDVIKTYVRLGMGVGIIAGTAYEASKDADLVALDLSGLIPSSTTKIAYLKQLYVPNYCRYFIDELLAEAARKSRERGEGFDEC, from the coding sequence ATGAATCTTAATCAATTGGAATTGCTGCGAGTTTTGCAGGAAACCGATTGCAACTTGAGCAAAGCCGCGGAAAAAATGCACGTGGTGCAGTCGGCGGTCAGTCGGCAACTCCAGTTGTTTGAAATAGAAGTGGGCTCGCCGCTGTTCGTCAGACAGGGAAAAAAGCTGACGGGTCTGACGCCCTTGGGCGAAAAGATCATGGAAGAAGTAGATTTAATCAATCAGGCTAAAAAAAATATCCAACTGATTGCCGACGACTTTCTGGAAAATAGTAACGGCACCTTACGGATAGCGACTACTCATACGCAGGCTAAATATTTACTGCCGGAACCGATAGGCCGGTTTAGGCGCAAATATCCGGGCATTAAAATCTATATGGTGCAATCGTCGCCGGATAATCTGATTAATTTGTTACATAGGCATCAAGCCGACATCGCCATCTGCACCGAAAAACTGGACGAAGACGACAAATTAGTGGTCAAGCCCTGTTATCACTGGCATCACGTCGCCGTGGTGCCACTCGGTCACCGGCTGGCGGAAGGCGAAATAAGCCTGCAACGGCTATCAGCTGAGCCGATTTTGACTTACACCCCTGGTTTTACTGGTCGCTCGACGATAGAAAAAGCCTTTCATAACGCCCATTTACCACTGGATATTACCTTGGCGGCGGCCGATTCCGATGTGATAAAAACCTATGTGCGTTTGGGAATGGGCGTGGGGATTATTGCCGGTACGGCTTACGAAGCCAGCAAGGATGCCGATTTGGTTGCCCTAGACCTGTCGGGTTTGATACCCAGTTCCACAACTAAGATTGCTTACCTGAAACAACTGTACGTACCCAATTACTGCCGTTATTTTATCGATGAATTGCTGGCGGAAGCCGCGCGGAAAAGCCGGGAAAGAGGCGAGGGGTTTGACGAATGTTAA
- a CDS encoding FecR family protein: MSTEPMPDNAERLLEQACAWLSQLHSGEFPVSARQELNAWRAADSAHEQAWQRAEALWAGLGQLRGRRSIPGAQPLPEEGSLTAKIQPSSSGRGQGEGTQINFMPTTTALSVIDPDTTPSSASMQSSREERMLLRQSPGQGGRQAKAADVLAASPVAMLDSRRCGNDSLRDFKVRVNTRTRHPNRSFRLAVACCAMLAVTLTALYPPAFWRADYLTGKGEQRSVTLADGSRVMLNTATALAIHFDAGTPRVELLAGEAFFDVAKNPQRPFVVTAAGSEVRAVGTAFAVKRQSEQTEVELVEGIVEIQDGQQHQERLTAGQSASIGASSIALKSVGHPDSMALWRDGYLQFDGLPLSDAIAQINQYRPGRVVLLNTALADKRISGLFRLDALDQAIASLKAAIPALQIVSITPYLVVLR; this comes from the coding sequence ATGTCCACCGAACCGATGCCGGATAATGCCGAGCGTTTGCTGGAACAGGCTTGCGCTTGGTTAAGCCAATTGCATTCCGGTGAATTTCCCGTGTCCGCGCGGCAAGAATTGAATGCCTGGCGCGCCGCCGACAGCGCCCACGAACAAGCGTGGCAACGTGCCGAAGCGCTGTGGGCAGGTTTGGGACAACTGCGCGGCCGCCGCAGTATTCCCGGTGCGCAACCCTTGCCGGAGGAGGGAAGCTTAACAGCCAAAATACAACCCTCTTCCTCTGGGAGAGGGCAGGGTGAGGGGACGCAAATTAATTTTATGCCGACCACCACCGCCCTCTCGGTAATTGATCCCGACACGACCCCATCTTCTGCATCCATGCAGTCGTCCCGAGAAGAGAGGATGCTTTTACGACAGTCTCCAGGGCAAGGTGGCAGGCAAGCGAAGGCAGCGGATGTGCTGGCCGCAAGTCCGGTTGCCATGCTGGATTCCCGTCGGTGCGGAAATGACAGCCTCAGGGATTTTAAAGTCCGGGTCAATACCAGAACCCGCCACCCTAACCGATCCTTCCGTTTGGCTGTAGCCTGCTGTGCAATGCTGGCAGTCACGCTCACCGCGCTGTATCCGCCGGCATTCTGGCGGGCAGACTATCTCACCGGTAAGGGCGAGCAGCGCAGCGTGACCTTGGCCGACGGCTCGCGGGTGATGCTTAACACCGCCACGGCCCTGGCCATCCACTTCGACGCAGGCACGCCCCGGGTGGAGTTATTAGCCGGCGAAGCGTTTTTTGACGTGGCTAAAAATCCGCAACGGCCGTTCGTGGTCACTGCTGCCGGCAGCGAAGTGCGGGCAGTGGGCACCGCCTTCGCCGTAAAGCGACAATCCGAGCAAACCGAGGTGGAACTGGTCGAAGGGATTGTTGAAATACAAGACGGGCAGCAACACCAAGAACGCCTGACGGCCGGGCAGTCCGCGTCGATAGGCGCCAGCAGCATTGCCCTAAAAAGCGTCGGCCATCCGGACAGCATGGCGCTGTGGCGCGATGGCTATCTGCAATTCGACGGCTTGCCGCTAAGCGACGCCATTGCCCAAATCAACCAATATCGTCCCGGCCGCGTCGTGTTGCTGAATACCGCGCTGGCCGACAAGCGCATCAGCGGCCTGTTCCGCTTGGATGCGCTGGATCAAGCCATCGCCAGTTTAAAAGCCGCCATCCCGGCGCTGCAAATTGTCAGCATCACGCCGTATCTGGTGGTGTTGCGTTAG